A single region of the Nocardioides ochotonae genome encodes:
- a CDS encoding DUF3017 domain-containing protein: MTAQEAPEGGPDPVVPSEAEVAAELEAGRAPAPPERRYPSTIGGAFYMGIMVAACIGMTIVVLGSWRTGVRWIAGALVLAAFLRLVLPRRDAGMLAARHRIFDVLFLGSLGGLLLFLVQTIPDQPL, translated from the coding sequence ATGACCGCGCAGGAGGCACCCGAGGGGGGACCGGACCCGGTCGTCCCGTCCGAGGCCGAGGTGGCAGCGGAGCTCGAGGCGGGCCGGGCGCCGGCCCCGCCCGAGCGCCGCTACCCCTCGACCATCGGGGGTGCCTTCTACATGGGCATCATGGTCGCGGCGTGCATCGGGATGACCATCGTGGTCCTCGGCAGCTGGCGGACCGGGGTGCGGTGGATCGCCGGCGCGCTGGTGCTCGCCGCGTTCCTGCGCCTGGTGCTCCCGCGCCGTGACGCCGGCATGCTCGCCGCTCGCCACCGCATCTTCGACGTCCTGTTCCTGGGCTCCCTCGGCGGCCTGCTCCTCTTCCTCGTGCAGACCATCCCCGACCAGCCCCTCTGA
- a CDS encoding bifunctional methylenetetrahydrofolate dehydrogenase/methenyltetrahydrofolate cyclohydrolase, with amino-acid sequence MTAQKLDGTATAAAIKDELRGRVAALRERGVVPGLGTILVGNDPGSTWYVAGKHKDCAEVGIESIRIDLPETATQEEIEAAVRSLNDDPACTGYIVQLPLPKGRDENRVLGLIDPAKDADGLHPTNLGWLVLGTEAPLPCTPYGIVELLRRHDVEINGAEVVVVGRGVTVGRPLGLLLTRRSENATVTLCHTGTRDLAAHVRQADIVVAAAGVPGIITGDMVKPGAALLDVGVSRVDGKIAGDLAADVWDVAGWVSPNPGGVGPMTRAMLLANVVAAAEKALG; translated from the coding sequence ATGACTGCACAGAAGCTCGACGGCACCGCCACGGCTGCCGCGATCAAGGACGAGCTGCGGGGCCGGGTCGCCGCGCTGCGCGAGCGCGGCGTCGTGCCCGGCCTGGGCACGATCCTGGTCGGCAACGACCCCGGCTCCACCTGGTACGTCGCCGGCAAGCACAAGGACTGCGCGGAGGTCGGGATCGAGTCGATCCGCATCGACCTGCCCGAGACGGCGACCCAGGAGGAGATCGAGGCGGCCGTGCGCAGCCTCAACGACGACCCGGCGTGCACCGGCTACATCGTGCAGCTGCCGCTGCCCAAGGGCCGCGACGAGAACCGGGTGCTCGGCCTGATCGACCCCGCCAAGGACGCCGACGGGCTGCACCCGACCAACCTCGGCTGGCTGGTGCTCGGCACGGAGGCGCCGCTGCCGTGCACGCCGTACGGCATCGTGGAGCTGCTGCGTCGCCACGACGTGGAGATCAACGGAGCCGAGGTCGTCGTGGTCGGCCGCGGGGTGACCGTCGGTCGCCCGCTCGGGCTGCTGCTCACCCGGCGCTCGGAGAACGCGACCGTGACGCTGTGCCACACCGGCACCCGCGACCTGGCCGCCCACGTGCGCCAGGCCGACATCGTCGTCGCGGCGGCCGGCGTACCCGGGATCATCACCGGCGACATGGTCAAGCCCGGCGCGGCGCTGCTCGACGTGGGCGTCTCCCGGGTCGACGGCAAGATCGCCGGCGACCTGGCCGCCGACGTGTGGGACGTCGCCGGCTGGGTGTCGCCGAACCCCGGCGGGGTGGGGCCGATGACGCGCGCCATGCTGCTCGCCAACGTGGTCGCGGCGGCCGAGAAGGCGCTGGGCTGA
- the purH gene encoding bifunctional phosphoribosylaminoimidazolecarboxamide formyltransferase/IMP cyclohydrolase → MSENRVPIRRALVSVYDKSGLEELVRGLHDAGVALVSTGGSAALIESLGLPVTKVEELTGFPECLDGRVKTLHPRVHAGILADRRLDSHVAQLAELDVEPFDLVVCNLYPFSQTVASGAAPDECVEQIDIGGPSMVRAAAKNHPSVAIATSPAMYADVLRAAQEGGFTLVERQRLAAAAFAHTAAYDVQVANWFAHTLGADEDTPWPAFHGQAFERAAVLRYGENSHQPAALYTEIGAEPGLAHAEQLHGKEMSYNNFVDASAAHRAAYDFDEPAVAIIKHANPCGIAVGGDVAEAHRKAHACDPTSAFGGVIATNRPVTVAMAEQVAEVFTEVVVAPAYDEGAVEVLAAKKNIRLLISPAPGSDPTEVRQIPGGSLAQVADRFQAPGDDPASWTLATGEAASPEVLADLAFAWRACRSVKSNAILLAKDGASVGVGMGQVNRVDSCKLAVERAGERAAGSVAASDAFFPFEDGPQILIDAGITAIVQPGGSIRDELTIEAAKAAGVTMYFTGTRHFFH, encoded by the coding sequence GTGTCTGAGAACCGTGTCCCGATCAGGCGAGCCCTGGTCTCCGTCTATGACAAGTCCGGCCTCGAGGAGCTCGTCCGCGGGCTGCACGACGCAGGCGTCGCCCTCGTGTCCACGGGCGGCTCCGCGGCCCTGATCGAGAGCCTCGGCCTGCCGGTCACCAAGGTGGAGGAGCTCACGGGGTTCCCCGAGTGCCTCGACGGCCGGGTCAAGACGCTGCACCCCCGGGTGCACGCGGGCATCCTCGCCGACCGCCGCCTGGACTCCCACGTGGCGCAGCTCGCCGAGCTCGACGTCGAGCCGTTCGACCTGGTGGTCTGCAACCTCTACCCGTTCTCCCAGACCGTCGCCTCCGGCGCCGCGCCCGACGAGTGCGTCGAGCAGATCGACATCGGCGGGCCCTCGATGGTGCGCGCCGCCGCCAAGAACCACCCCTCGGTCGCGATCGCCACCTCCCCGGCGATGTACGCCGACGTGCTGCGCGCAGCCCAGGAGGGCGGCTTCACCCTGGTCGAGCGCCAGCGCCTCGCCGCCGCCGCGTTCGCCCACACCGCGGCGTACGACGTGCAGGTGGCCAACTGGTTCGCCCACACCCTCGGCGCCGACGAGGACACCCCGTGGCCGGCGTTCCACGGCCAGGCCTTCGAGCGGGCCGCGGTGCTGCGCTACGGCGAGAACTCCCACCAGCCCGCCGCGCTCTACACCGAGATCGGTGCCGAGCCCGGCCTGGCGCACGCCGAGCAGCTGCACGGCAAGGAGATGTCCTACAACAACTTCGTCGACGCGAGCGCCGCCCACCGCGCGGCGTACGACTTCGACGAGCCGGCCGTCGCGATCATCAAGCACGCCAACCCGTGCGGCATCGCGGTCGGCGGCGACGTCGCCGAGGCCCACCGCAAGGCGCACGCCTGCGACCCGACCTCGGCGTTCGGCGGCGTGATCGCCACCAACCGCCCGGTCACCGTCGCGATGGCCGAGCAGGTCGCCGAGGTGTTCACCGAGGTCGTCGTCGCCCCGGCGTACGACGAGGGTGCCGTCGAGGTGCTGGCCGCGAAGAAGAACATCCGGCTGCTCATCTCCCCGGCGCCGGGCAGCGACCCCACCGAGGTGCGCCAGATCCCGGGCGGCTCGCTGGCCCAGGTCGCCGACCGCTTCCAGGCGCCGGGCGACGACCCGGCCAGCTGGACCCTGGCCACCGGCGAGGCTGCCTCGCCCGAGGTGCTCGCCGACCTCGCCTTCGCCTGGCGCGCCTGCCGCTCGGTGAAGTCCAACGCGATCCTGCTGGCCAAGGACGGCGCCTCGGTCGGCGTCGGCATGGGCCAGGTCAACCGGGTCGACTCCTGCAAGCTCGCCGTCGAGCGGGCGGGGGAGCGCGCGGCCGGCTCGGTCGCGGCCTCCGATGCCTTCTTCCCCTTCGAGGACGGCCCGCAGATCCTCATCGACGCCGGCATCACCGCGATCGTGCAGCCGGGCGGCTCGATCCGCGACGAGCTGACCATCGAGGCCGCGAAGGCCGCGGGGGTCACGATGTACTTCACCGGCACCCGCCACTTCTTCCACTAA
- the purN gene encoding phosphoribosylglycinamide formyltransferase, giving the protein MTVSHPARLVVLVSGSGTNLQALLDACADPAYGARVVAVGADRDGIEGLARAERAGLPTFVNKVADYGTREGWDRALADRVAAFDPDLVVLAGFMKLVGEDFLARFGGRTVNTHPALSPSFPGMHGPADALAYGVKVTGATLFVVDAGVDTGVIVAQTVVPVEDDDDVASLHERIKTAERGMLVDSVGRMAREGYTVEGRRVRFGAGRR; this is encoded by the coding sequence GTGACCGTCTCGCACCCCGCCCGTCTCGTCGTGCTCGTCTCGGGCTCCGGCACCAACCTCCAGGCCCTGCTCGACGCCTGTGCCGACCCGGCGTACGGCGCCCGCGTGGTGGCGGTGGGCGCCGACCGCGACGGCATCGAGGGCCTGGCGCGCGCCGAGCGCGCGGGCCTTCCGACGTTCGTCAACAAGGTCGCGGACTACGGCACCCGCGAGGGCTGGGACCGCGCCCTGGCCGACCGGGTCGCGGCCTTCGACCCGGACCTGGTGGTGCTCGCCGGCTTCATGAAGCTGGTGGGGGAGGACTTCCTCGCCCGCTTCGGCGGCCGCACGGTCAACACGCACCCGGCGCTGTCGCCGTCGTTCCCCGGCATGCACGGCCCCGCCGACGCGCTGGCGTACGGCGTGAAGGTCACCGGCGCGACGCTGTTCGTCGTCGACGCCGGGGTCGACACCGGCGTGATCGTGGCCCAGACGGTCGTGCCGGTCGAGGACGACGACGACGTCGCCTCCCTGCACGAGCGGATCAAGACCGCCGAGCGCGGCATGCTCGTCGACAGCGTGGGCCGGATGGCGCGGGAGGGCTACACCGTCGAGGGTCGGCGGGTCCGCTTCGGCGCCGGACGACGGTGA
- a CDS encoding cell division protein PerM, producing MTSLLTAPTRARTDLRDRRPLALVTLLAGACAALLPMLGCMALAVVGWFLSDAGAHGEPRDALRVGALGWLLGHRSGVQVDEVTVTVVPLLVTLVCAWTVWRVGLRAGAAISGHGPDADAIADGVRDWTVPVATMIFTATYVVLAAVTSSVAGTGDSAPDTGRVVGWSLLLCVVLGGAAIATGSGRAAIWATAVPLALRGSSAVCAAVLRTWFGVCAVVLVLAVLVDLGTAENIMSQLDLDAGDGTAYLLASATVLPNALVFAGSYLLGPGFTVGVGTIVAPSGVSIGALPLFPLLAALPDNGPASAWTSLTMVLPPLVAVVATVRAHRHRPTARWDKGIVRGLVGGVLAGLAFGLLAALAGGAVGPGRMADVAPFAGDVLVHAVTAFGLGGLVGGVVATWLTRRSRHR from the coding sequence ATGACCTCCCTGCTCACTGCACCAACCCGGGCGCGGACGGACCTGCGCGATCGTCGTCCGCTCGCGCTGGTGACCCTTCTCGCCGGCGCCTGCGCCGCCCTGCTGCCGATGCTGGGCTGCATGGCGCTCGCCGTCGTCGGCTGGTTCCTCAGCGACGCCGGGGCCCACGGCGAGCCCCGCGACGCCCTGCGGGTCGGCGCCCTGGGCTGGCTGCTCGGGCACCGCTCCGGCGTGCAGGTCGACGAGGTCACGGTCACCGTCGTGCCACTGCTGGTGACGCTGGTGTGCGCGTGGACGGTGTGGCGCGTGGGCCTGCGGGCCGGTGCCGCGATCTCCGGGCACGGCCCGGACGCCGACGCCATCGCCGACGGCGTGCGGGACTGGACGGTGCCGGTCGCGACGATGATCTTCACCGCGACGTACGTCGTGCTGGCGGCGGTCACCAGCTCGGTGGCCGGCACCGGCGACAGCGCACCCGACACCGGACGGGTCGTCGGGTGGTCGCTGCTGCTGTGCGTCGTCCTCGGCGGGGCGGCGATCGCGACCGGCTCCGGTCGTGCGGCCATCTGGGCGACGGCGGTGCCGCTGGCGCTGCGCGGGTCGAGCGCGGTGTGCGCCGCGGTGCTGCGCACCTGGTTCGGCGTGTGCGCCGTGGTGCTGGTGCTCGCGGTCCTGGTGGACCTGGGCACGGCCGAGAACATCATGTCCCAGCTCGACCTGGACGCCGGCGACGGCACGGCGTACCTCCTGGCCTCGGCGACGGTGCTGCCCAACGCCCTGGTGTTCGCGGGCTCCTACCTGCTCGGCCCCGGCTTCACCGTCGGCGTCGGCACGATCGTCGCGCCGTCCGGGGTCTCGATCGGGGCGCTGCCGCTGTTTCCGCTCCTCGCGGCCCTGCCCGACAACGGGCCCGCGTCGGCATGGACCTCCCTGACGATGGTGCTGCCCCCGCTGGTCGCCGTGGTGGCGACCGTCCGCGCGCACCGGCACCGGCCGACCGCGCGGTGGGACAAGGGGATCGTCCGCGGCCTCGTCGGCGGGGTGCTCGCCGGTCTGGCCTTCGGTCTGCTCGCCGCGCTGGCCGGCGGCGCCGTCGGTCCCGGCCGGATGGCCGACGTCGCGCCGTTCGCGGGGGACGTCCTCGTGCACGCCGTGACCGCCTTCGGTCTCGGCGGCCTCGTGGGCGGGGTGGTGGCCACCTGGCTGACGCGCCGCTCGCGGCACCGCTGA
- a CDS encoding SigE family RNA polymerase sigma factor: MRSPDEFDAFYRDARERLLLQTYALTGDLPAARSAVRDAFVIAWHHWDKARREDPEAWTRPHAWAHAQRRHSARPWHKDKSEDPEVRATLEALATLSIDERRILLLTLLASGTPDEFAREIGVIRPVADTLLASATARLAKARDVAPSEVGRLMDPLARAVSEVRFPRSTIVRRSGLTRRRLHTAAGVLVTVAALVIGGVVVSNPDGVRPGLDRSETSASGGARPEEPPAPRLDAANLLTTGDLDATLPTRGWRGSLPNTNTDGDGSALPCQRQRYADPQSSSYLVKSFRATTKPGRPRRTAIQTVEGSDRDQAAQRAYSTTLQWFAGCTEGRTQLISTRRIGRVGDQAMLLVLREWNGPVTLTASIARTGRFTTAVVTTATGVDSPDVRGNVALLGRAVQRVCDLPEAGACAKGRAEVRTVSPVPVGEVPWMLSEVDLPPVDDVRQPWVGTAPRQTRQNFAATRCDQASFRGKGWSNSTTRAFLIPGARLPASFGLTQTVGALPPERARAFVADVREKMRTCPERFLGTEVDLVLNRSKGPVDLSVWHVTVEITDTTSVRYLMALARRGGALSQIGFVPAPQVQMGDGTFIALAERSLKRLAQLPVRGS; encoded by the coding sequence ATGAGGAGTCCCGACGAGTTCGACGCGTTCTACAGGGACGCACGCGAGCGCCTGCTGCTGCAGACCTACGCGCTGACCGGCGACCTACCGGCGGCACGCAGCGCGGTCCGTGACGCGTTCGTGATCGCGTGGCACCACTGGGACAAGGCCAGGCGCGAGGACCCCGAGGCCTGGACCCGCCCGCACGCCTGGGCCCACGCCCAGCGCCGGCACTCCGCCCGCCCCTGGCACAAGGACAAGAGCGAGGACCCGGAGGTCCGGGCGACCCTCGAGGCGCTCGCGACGCTGAGCATCGACGAGCGGCGGATCCTGCTGCTCACGCTGCTGGCCAGCGGCACACCCGACGAGTTCGCGCGTGAGATCGGCGTGATCCGCCCGGTGGCGGACACCCTGCTGGCCAGCGCCACCGCCCGGCTGGCCAAGGCCCGCGACGTCGCGCCCTCCGAGGTCGGGCGGCTGATGGACCCGCTCGCCCGGGCCGTCTCCGAGGTGCGGTTCCCGCGCAGCACCATCGTGCGCCGCAGCGGACTGACCCGCCGACGCCTGCACACCGCCGCCGGGGTGCTCGTCACCGTCGCCGCCCTGGTGATCGGCGGCGTGGTGGTCAGCAACCCCGACGGCGTGCGACCCGGCCTGGACCGCAGCGAGACCAGCGCCAGCGGCGGCGCCCGGCCCGAGGAGCCGCCGGCGCCGCGCCTCGACGCGGCCAACCTGCTGACCACCGGCGACCTCGACGCGACCCTGCCCACCCGGGGCTGGCGCGGGAGCCTCCCGAACACCAACACCGACGGGGACGGCTCCGCGCTGCCCTGCCAGCGCCAGCGCTACGCCGACCCGCAGAGCTCCAGCTACCTGGTGAAGAGCTTCCGGGCCACCACCAAGCCGGGCCGGCCACGTCGTACCGCCATCCAGACCGTCGAGGGCTCCGACCGCGACCAGGCCGCGCAGCGCGCCTACAGCACCACGCTGCAGTGGTTCGCCGGCTGCACCGAGGGCCGCACCCAGCTGATCTCCACCCGCCGGATCGGCCGGGTCGGCGACCAGGCGATGCTGCTGGTCCTGCGCGAGTGGAACGGCCCGGTCACGCTCACGGCGTCGATCGCGCGGACCGGCCGGTTCACCACCGCCGTGGTGACCACCGCGACCGGCGTCGACTCACCCGACGTGCGCGGCAACGTCGCGCTGCTCGGGCGCGCGGTCCAACGCGTGTGCGACCTGCCCGAGGCCGGCGCCTGCGCCAAGGGACGCGCAGAGGTGCGCACCGTCAGCCCGGTCCCCGTCGGGGAGGTGCCGTGGATGCTGTCCGAGGTGGACCTCCCCCCGGTCGACGACGTACGCCAGCCGTGGGTCGGCACCGCGCCGCGCCAGACCCGCCAGAACTTCGCCGCCACCCGCTGCGACCAGGCCTCCTTCCGCGGCAAGGGGTGGTCGAACAGCACCACCCGCGCCTTCCTGATCCCCGGCGCCCGCCTGCCGGCGTCGTTCGGGCTGACCCAGACCGTCGGGGCGCTCCCGCCGGAGCGGGCCCGGGCCTTCGTCGCGGACGTGCGCGAGAAGATGCGCACCTGCCCCGAGCGCTTCCTCGGCACCGAGGTCGACCTCGTGCTGAACCGCAGCAAGGGTCCGGTCGACCTGTCGGTGTGGCACGTGACCGTCGAGATCACCGACACCACCTCGGTGCGCTACCTGATGGCCCTCGCGCGCCGCGGCGGCGCGCTCTCGCAGATCGGCTTCGTGCCGGCGCCGCAGGTGCAGATGGGCGACGGCACGTTCATCGCGCTCGCCGAGCGCTCGCTGAAGCGCCTCGCCCAGCTCCCGGTCCGCGGGTCCTGA
- the sucD gene encoding succinate--CoA ligase subunit alpha — protein MTIYLNKDSKIIVQGITGGMGSKHTNLMLQADSNIVGGVNARKAGTTVELNGKELPVFGTVEEAMKATGADVSVAFVPPAFTKDACIEAIDAEIPLLVVITEGVPVQDSAEVFAYLQGKKTRMIGPNCPGIISPEESLAGITPHTIAGKGPIGLVSKSGTLTYQMMYELRDYGFSTAIGIGGDPIIGTTHIDALEAFENDPETKAIVMIGEIGGDAEERAAAYIKEHVTKPVVGYVAGFTAPEGKTMGHAGAIVSGSSGTAQAKKEALEAVGVKVGKTPSETAALMREIMKDLA, from the coding sequence ATGACGATCTACCTCAACAAGGACTCCAAGATCATCGTCCAGGGCATCACGGGCGGGATGGGCTCCAAGCACACCAACCTGATGCTCCAGGCGGACTCCAACATCGTGGGCGGTGTCAACGCCCGCAAGGCCGGCACCACCGTCGAGCTCAACGGCAAGGAGCTCCCGGTCTTCGGCACTGTCGAGGAGGCCATGAAGGCCACCGGCGCCGACGTCTCGGTCGCCTTCGTGCCGCCGGCGTTCACCAAGGACGCGTGCATCGAGGCCATCGACGCCGAGATCCCGCTGCTCGTGGTCATCACCGAGGGCGTCCCGGTGCAGGACAGCGCCGAGGTCTTCGCCTACCTGCAGGGCAAGAAGACCCGGATGATCGGCCCCAACTGCCCCGGCATCATCTCGCCGGAGGAGTCGCTGGCCGGCATCACGCCGCACACCATCGCGGGCAAGGGCCCCATCGGCCTGGTCTCCAAGTCGGGCACCCTGACCTACCAGATGATGTACGAGCTGCGTGACTACGGCTTCTCGACCGCCATCGGCATCGGCGGCGACCCGATCATCGGCACCACGCACATCGACGCCCTCGAGGCCTTCGAGAACGACCCGGAGACCAAGGCGATCGTGATGATCGGCGAGATCGGCGGCGACGCCGAGGAGCGCGCCGCGGCGTACATCAAGGAGCACGTGACCAAGCCGGTCGTCGGCTACGTCGCGGGCTTCACCGCCCCGGAGGGCAAGACCATGGGCCACGCCGGCGCCATCGTGTCGGGCTCCTCGGGCACCGCGCAGGCCAAGAAGGAGGCCCTCGAGGCCGTCGGCGTGAAGGTCGGCAAGACGCCGTCCGAGACCGCCGCCCTCATGCGCGAGATCATGAAGGACCTGGCGTGA
- the sucC gene encoding ADP-forming succinate--CoA ligase subunit beta gives MDLMEYQAKELFAKHGVATTLGVVVETAEEAKAAAEQLGGVTVIKAQVKAGGRGKAGGVKIAKTADDAFEHASNILGMEIKGLTVNRVLVTPATPPVEEYYFSFLLDRANRSHLCIASVEGGVEIEEVAKTNPEAVRQIPIDALEGVTPEKAAAIVDEAKFPAELRDQAIEMVQALWKVYVEEDATLVEVNPLARLEGDKLEALDGKVSLDDNASEFRHPDHAQFEIREEADPLEAKAKDLGLNYVKLDGAVGIIGNGAGLVMSTLDVVAYAGEAHGGVKPANFLDIGGGANATVMANGLDVILNDPQVKSVFVNVFGGITACDEVANGIKGALEILGDNATKPLVVRLDGNNVEQGRAILDELNHPLVTQVDTMDGAADKAAELANA, from the coding sequence GTGGATCTGATGGAGTACCAGGCGAAGGAACTCTTCGCCAAGCATGGCGTGGCCACCACCCTCGGAGTGGTCGTCGAGACCGCCGAGGAGGCCAAGGCCGCCGCCGAGCAGCTGGGCGGCGTGACCGTCATCAAGGCTCAGGTCAAGGCCGGCGGCCGCGGCAAGGCCGGTGGAGTCAAGATCGCCAAGACGGCCGACGACGCCTTCGAGCACGCCTCCAACATCCTCGGCATGGAGATCAAGGGCCTCACGGTCAACCGTGTCCTGGTCACCCCGGCCACCCCGCCGGTGGAGGAGTACTACTTCTCCTTCCTCCTCGACCGCGCGAACCGCTCGCACCTGTGCATCGCCTCGGTCGAGGGTGGTGTGGAGATCGAGGAGGTCGCCAAGACCAACCCCGAGGCCGTCCGCCAGATCCCGATCGACGCGCTGGAGGGGGTCACCCCCGAGAAGGCCGCCGCGATCGTCGACGAGGCCAAGTTCCCCGCCGAGCTGCGTGACCAGGCCATCGAGATGGTCCAGGCGCTGTGGAAGGTCTACGTCGAGGAGGACGCGACCCTGGTCGAGGTCAACCCACTGGCCCGCCTCGAGGGCGACAAGCTGGAGGCCCTCGACGGCAAGGTGTCGCTCGACGACAACGCCTCGGAGTTCCGGCACCCCGACCACGCGCAGTTCGAGATCCGTGAGGAGGCCGACCCGCTCGAGGCGAAGGCCAAGGACCTCGGCCTCAACTACGTCAAGCTCGACGGTGCCGTGGGCATCATCGGCAACGGCGCGGGCCTGGTCATGTCGACCCTGGACGTCGTCGCGTACGCCGGCGAGGCGCACGGCGGCGTGAAGCCGGCCAACTTCCTCGACATCGGCGGCGGCGCCAACGCCACCGTGATGGCGAACGGCCTCGACGTGATCCTCAACGACCCGCAGGTCAAGAGCGTGTTCGTGAACGTCTTCGGCGGCATCACCGCGTGCGACGAGGTCGCCAACGGCATCAAGGGTGCCCTGGAGATCCTCGGCGACAACGCCACCAAGCCGCTGGTCGTCCGTCTCGACGGCAACAACGTCGAGCAGGGCCGCGCGATCCTGGACGAGCTGAACCACCCGCTCGTGACCCAGGTCGACACCATGGACGGCGCGGCCGACAAGGCCGCCGAGCTGGCGAACGCCTGA
- a CDS encoding M23 family metallopeptidase, whose product MTSPDLLDPEAFGLEVEVRRVEDEPAAHLDHTTDFGDREATASLPLVAPPGKRRAVKQPAPRRRRLLPSVPAAMGVAALAVSIGGVVLTSGEDTDKTSGDSRTVVAASALSGESGAGSVRPRGSVVSRDSSRTALADRADSKLQKSAEAKNAQRNSALQKLSAQAEAQAEKIKRNQWVLPVSGYRLTARFAESSGLWASTHTGLDFAAPSGTPLLAVANGTITSTGYNGAYGNMTVLTLEDGTEIWYCHQTAIEVSVGQKVNAGQRIGTVGSTGNSTGPHLHLEVRPGGGDPVDPYSHLAHHGVQP is encoded by the coding sequence GTGACGAGCCCGGACCTGCTCGACCCCGAGGCGTTCGGCCTCGAGGTGGAGGTCCGCCGGGTCGAGGACGAGCCCGCCGCCCACCTCGACCACACCACCGACTTCGGCGACCGCGAGGCGACCGCGAGCCTCCCGCTCGTTGCGCCGCCCGGCAAGCGCCGCGCCGTGAAGCAGCCCGCCCCCCGTCGGCGCCGACTGCTGCCGTCGGTCCCCGCTGCCATGGGCGTCGCCGCGCTCGCCGTGTCGATCGGCGGGGTCGTCCTCACCTCCGGCGAGGACACCGACAAGACCAGCGGCGACTCGCGCACGGTCGTCGCCGCGAGCGCCCTGAGCGGCGAGAGCGGCGCCGGGTCCGTGCGGCCCCGCGGCTCGGTCGTCAGCCGCGACAGCTCGCGCACCGCGCTGGCCGACCGCGCCGACTCCAAGCTGCAGAAGTCCGCCGAGGCCAAGAACGCCCAGCGCAACTCCGCCCTGCAGAAGCTGTCGGCCCAGGCCGAGGCGCAGGCCGAGAAGATCAAGCGCAACCAGTGGGTGCTTCCGGTCAGTGGCTACCGCCTGACCGCACGCTTCGCCGAGTCCTCCGGGCTCTGGGCGAGCACCCACACCGGCCTGGACTTCGCGGCCCCGTCGGGCACGCCGCTGCTCGCGGTCGCCAACGGCACCATCACCTCGACCGGCTACAACGGCGCCTACGGCAACATGACCGTACTGACCCTCGAGGACGGCACCGAGATCTGGTACTGCCACCAGACCGCCATCGAGGTCTCCGTGGGCCAGAAGGTCAACGCCGGCCAGCGGATCGGCACCGTGGGCTCCACGGGCAACAGCACCGGCCCGCACCTCCACCTCGAGGTCCGCCCCGGCGGCGGCGACCCGGTCGACCCGTACTCGCACCTGGCGCACCACGGCGTCCAGCCCTGA